From Heteronotia binoei isolate CCM8104 ecotype False Entrance Well chromosome 12, APGP_CSIRO_Hbin_v1, whole genome shotgun sequence, the proteins below share one genomic window:
- the LOC132580638 gene encoding uncharacterized protein LOC132580638, which produces MAEDKSSKNKGQKRPHGCEQWWKMIRSKIPGQQAPDKDDVGPSKENLSPPLSLLEPKRHLKALADEKRRRSDVGSKQNRPDQQTLGGAMKHKGTLHDVTNQRFPQSTRSPTPLRSGRGLPHEATLQTSTLSQPKGRGNVKRKHAPQTDCAFEPNSKKQKIDNSNMDASFREMCGSMLKLMAATTADLQELAALANSLQSLGLRSKGLSFEQIQELYSDDLAQNDRMVEQFVQPQACISCSEFHNNNNIVFQ; this is translated from the exons atggcagaagataaatcttcaaaaaacaaag GCCAGAAGAGACCACATGGCTGTGAACAGTGGTGGAAAATGATACGTTCAAAAATACCAG GCCAACAAGCCCCTGACAAAGATGATGTTGGGCCTTCTAAGGAAAATTTATCTCCGCCCTTATCCCTGTTGGAACCCAAGAGACACTTGAAAGCATTGGCTG ATGAGAAAAGGCGCAGATCTGATGTGGGCTCTAAGCAAAACAGACCAGACCAGCAAACGCTAGGGGGTGCTATGAAACACAAAGGAACCCTGCACG ATGTCACAAACCAGAGATTTCCTCAGAGCACAAGGAGCCCCACCCCGTTGAGGTCTGGACGTGGCCTACCACATGAAGCAACGCTGCAGACTTCCACCCTGTCCCAGCCGAAAGGACGTGGTAACGTGAAAAGAAAACATGCACCCCAAACAGACTGTGCTTTTGAGCCAAACTCTAAGAAGCAGAAAATTGACAATTCTAATATGGATGCATCTTTTAGGGAAATGTGTGGGAGCATGCTAAAACTGATGGCAGCTACCACTGCTGACTTGCAAGAACTTGCTGCCCTTGCAAACAGTTTGCAATCATTGGGT TTGCGCAGTAAAGGACTTTCTTTTGAGCAGATTCAAGAGCTGTACTCTGATGATTTAGCACAGAATGACCGAATGGTGGAGCAATTTGTGCAACCCCAGGCATGTATATcatgcagtgagttccacaacaacaacaacattgtattTCAATAA